In the genome of Pontibacter actiniarum, the window TCCTCCATGGCCAGCACGGCCACCACCAGCCCCAGGAACAGCACCCCCGTATAGAGGGCAGACGTTAAGAGGCGCAGAAACAGCGTTTTGTTAAACTGCCAGAAAGCATTTTCCTCGCGCCTGTTCAGGAACATGGCGTAGGAGGCCGCCAGGTGCAGCGCCAGGGCCAGCATCAGGTAACGCAGCCAGTGCCTGTCTTCGAGCTCCGGGGGAAGGAAGTAAAAGTACAGCCCAAGCAGTAGCAGCCCTGCCAGTTGCAGCAGCAGCCGCCATTGCAGCGCCAGTTTATACTTGCGAACCAGCAGCTCCAGGGTAAAGAACAGGATCAGGCCCAGCGAGCTCACCAGCATCAGCTTTTCGAGGTACAGGGAGCGCTGGCGCTGCTCAAAGCTCAGCTCCGCCAGGGTAACGCCTGCCGCCGTGCCGGTGACAGCAGCGAGCAGCACCAGCGGGTAAGCCAGCAGCGTAGTTACCGCCCCGCGCCAGAGCTGCTGCAGTGAGATCTGTTTAAATAGGCCCATACCGTCGTTCTGTAGCTTATGCAGCACCACCCGGCACTGCGCCAGGCCAAGTTAAGGATAAAACGGGAACGGCACAGCGCCGGGCTGTACTTAGGGGGCGCTCAGGACTTTGCCTGAGTGTGTGGTAGGGGTGCGCACCAGCCGCTTGGTGACGGTATCGATGCTGACGTTGATCTCGAACCCAAGTATAAGAATCATGGAAACGAAGTCAAGCCAGATCATCAAACCGATCAGGGCCCCGATGGAGCCGTAGAACTTGTTGTAGGTATCGAAGGCGCTGATGTAGAGGGAGAAGCCCATCGACACCAGGAAGATAAGCCCGGTAGCCACCACGGCACCTGCCGAGAAGAACGGCCACTTGTCCTCTATGGCCGGCACAAAGTAGTAGATAAGCGACGTTGCCAGGAGGAACAGCAGCACGATGGCGATGTACTTCAGAATCACCAGCAAGGTATAGGTATAGCTCTCCGTTACCACCTCGTAAAACACCAGCACATCCAGAATCCACTGGCCAAAGAAAATAGCCGCCACCGCCGTGAGCAGAATCATGCTCAGCACCACGGTCAGCACTGTGGCGATTGCCCGCTTGCGCAGGTAACTGCGCTTGTAAAAGGTATGGTACTTCTTGTCAAAGGCATCCATCAGCGACATAATGCCGTTGGTGGAGAGCACCAGCGCGAACAGGAAACCGAAGGAGAGCAACCCGCCGCGCGGCTTGTTTACGATATCCTCGATGGTGGAGTAGGCCGCCGTGTACATCTCCTCGGGCATAAAGTCGGCCAAAAAGTCGAGGATACTCTCGCCCAGGTCCAGCGACAGAATGCTGGGTATGTAGGGGATGAGCGTAAAGAGGAAGATGATGGTCGGGAAGGTAGCCAGCGTGAAGTTGAAGGCCATGTAGGAGGCGCGCTTGGTAATGGAGTCCAGGCGCAGTTCCCCTATCAGCACATCGGCAACATCATACACCGAAGACCTGCCGTCGTTAAAGCGCCATCGCTTCAGGAAAAC includes:
- a CDS encoding YihY/virulence factor BrkB family protein, producing the protein MRLNQQYLKRRRAYRKFIVFLKRWRFNDGRSSVYDVADVLIGELRLDSITKRASYMAFNFTLATFPTIIFLFTLIPYIPSILSLDLGESILDFLADFMPEEMYTAAYSTIEDIVNKPRGGLLSFGFLFALVLSTNGIMSLMDAFDKKYHTFYKRSYLRKRAIATVLTVVLSMILLTAVAAIFFGQWILDVLVFYEVVTESYTYTLLVILKYIAIVLLFLLATSLIYYFVPAIEDKWPFFSAGAVVATGLIFLVSMGFSLYISAFDTYNKFYGSIGALIGLMIWLDFVSMILILGFEINVSIDTVTKRLVRTPTTHSGKVLSAP